AAATATTCACATAACTGGTGGTGCTCAGCAGCCAGCATGGCTAGCTTGGTAATACTGCTGCTTGTATTAAATGCCTCATGTAATAACAAACTACTTAACTCTGCATTGCAGGTTAATTAGAAATATAGCTTTTGGTAAGAAATTAAAACCAATTTTATTGTTACAGTTGAATATTCATAGAGTAACCTGCAGACAGAAATTGATTGTAGAGTTGTAACTGTGCAATTGTTCTAGACAGGTGTGTTCCAAAACATACTTTCCAGATATGTCGAAGTGGATGGAGACAGGAGTACTGGTAGCTTCTGAAAATGCTAGTAGTCCCTGAAAAGAAGGGGTGGGAGGTTAAGTGCtattttaaaaccagaagaaGAGTAATATTAGAATATAAATTTATCCCAACTGTTGTTTGCTTGTGAAAAGAGGAGGAGGTAAAAGTCTACTGCTTCTGGAATGCATTTCTTGCCTTCCCTGACTGGAGTTTTGCCCAGAAAGCTTCTGCATATAGACTGTGGCCACTATACTTTCTCCAGTACAGTTATAAGATGCTTGCCCAGCACTGAAgctatatttttgttattttaaaagcatttccctttccctccaaAGGCTATAGCAAGGGACTCTGCAGTGTCCTGAAGATCCTTGTTTTCAAAGCTGTTCCTTCAACAGCTGCTGATGATCAGGAGGCCTGGAAGAACACCTTCACCAGGGACCATTCTGTATTTTCCAGGTCAAATTATGCAAATtcatggaaaatgttttattttcaaaacaaattcttATTTTACCCTCAATTCCTTAAGGCAAAATGTTACTTCAGAATCCACTCCAACTTGAAAATAGTCAAATTCATCTGGATTTAGTTGTATTTCAGTATGCATTGCCTTTGAAAAGTCTGTTCAAAATAATAAGAAAGTCAGGGActcaaaactgaaattttaactCAACAATACTATGATTATAACCATGAGGTTTTTTTACATCAGCACTGTTTGAAcaaataattgtatttttataGTGACTAATAGTAATAAATGTCTAGCTGGCTTTAGCTAAATTTCTTTCACAATTAAGTAAAATACCTTGAAAATCCTCAACATATTAAGAGTATATATTGTGggcttaaaatgaattttaacaaAACGTATTTTATATTTCACTGTGTGATCTAACCTTGCTACCTGCTTTCATACGTGCAAGCCTGCATTGTCCACAGGCATTCTTCATAAATACTCTTGCTAGCTTTTTAGTGTTGCATAGGTGGTAAGACCAAAATGCAGCATGATTTTAGCAGATTAATCATAACTGCTGACAACCATCGGAGGTATAAGAATGCAGACTTaggatatttgttttaaaatgtaatcttTTCCTGACTTTACATAAGTGGCAGGCTGGAAGATAGGTTCTTCATTTTCCGGTATTAAATTGTTGCTCATTAGCATTAGAATACCCTTCTAGTTATTATAAGGgatgtgaaaagaaaataagagggTACTTCCATGATGCATTACAGGCTCACAGGCATTCAGAAGAATATTACAGCAGCTTAAATAGTGCACTCCTATCCAGTTTGCTTTCAAAGCCAGGCTGCTAACAAAGCATTACAAACTACTCCCagtcttctgtttctttgtttaagaattttcttttctcagctttcaATAAGGTCCAACTGCACGTACATATATAATCTTGTAAAGTCCCTTAGGACTGCAGAAATACACTCTTATAATACACTTGCCAAGTTCCACAAGACAGAGCCTACTGCATGCAAATGAAAACAAGTCTAGGCAGAAAgtataatttctttctttgaaaattaaATCTGACTCTGGGAAAAACCCAAGCCATCACCAGATGATGCATgcaaagaatatattttgtttcagcATATACAGAACATTTGCTGCAGGCAATACATTACATTACATTCTACACAACAAGAATGATGCTTTGAATTCCTCCTTTTCCGCCCTTATTtggctgttgtttttctttttttggtttacaAAGTTACATTTTTACCTACCATTTTTTTCACTCTCCTTCTTACAATAACCCTTTTAAGTGTATGTTTCTAAAATAACTAAATTCCtcattcaaaacactttttttttttagtgtccttctattttcagtattttctttcccGTTTCACTCCAGCCAGTTTCCACTACTTTACCCTTCTCCCTCTCCGTTGCTATAGCTTGTTCTCAGCCCAGTCCCTGCCCCTACGCTCCAGACAGCCACCTTTTTCTAGGTCATTATGCTCAGCTTTGCTCATAAGCAAGTATGAAAAGTAGCCCTGTTTTATACAATATACAAGAACCCATACTTCAGAAACACAATTATATCTTTAAAATTAGTTTGAGTCACACACCAAGAATCTAGATGGTTCTCCATCTCCGATCTGTAAATGGCAGTGCACAACATGAAAGTTTTAGGCCAGCTAACACACTCTACTGCCCTTATATTAAGATATACTCAGCATTGCTATCAGTTCTATAATTAAGGTATTCAGATTTAAGtagttctttttaaaagcataaaatgaCCTCCTTTTGTATGCCTGTTACCATGTGTCTGCTCTCACAGCACAGTAATTATCTTTCTTCAAGCCTACAGCAAATGGCATAATTTATTTCAACTGGCTGCTCATTCTGGTATCTGCCACTGATAccagaaaaaatattattaaaaacatattgtCTTAACATAAATATATTAAATCCAATAGGTGGCAATATGACTTACAAGCTGTCTCTGTATGTTCCCTCTCCTAAAAATCTCATTCAGCCACgaaatgcattttctgtttatGCTGCAATGCTGCTTATTATTTCTTTAGTTCGCTTGTTTTAGAGTCCCAATATTCTTTCATGTTTTGAATTTCCTTACCAGTGTCTTCCTCAGTGTAACTCTTGAAACAAACTTTTATTGGAGTAACCGCTAGGGTTACTTCTTCTTGACTCATTGGAAAGTGAATCATTATATCAGCCAGCAGCCTATAAAATTTAAtttagcattaaaataattttatatgttACAAATTATTAGCTAGCGTTGTTATTCACATTAGAAGTTAAAACTGTTACATGGCAATACTGTTTAAAAAGACTGCCTTTGAAACATGCCCCtcttaaagtgtatttttttaattgatttataTTGCAATAGTTACATATGTAAATTAAAATTACAATTAATTACAGCTAGTAACTGTGAAAATCAAATTTAATATTTCATACTGCTGGGCATACTGCCAAATCAgtcttatatatatatgtatataatcgCAATTTTagcaaatatatgtatatttttagcACATATGACACATTCTTTATTCAAAAGTTTGCAGTTTTAAAAGTAGTGTTATGGTTTTATAAACACAATACATATAATAGAGATAcaatatatatagctatatatctatatagagaTATCTATCTCCAATGCTTTAATGGATGATTACTGTGATAAAAGCATTTATGCACAAGATGCACTTTAACAGAAATGCTGTCAGGAAAAGTACAGTCTAGCTGTTCATTGCCTTCTTTTCAATAGCATGCCAAATCTTGGATTCCTCGttgccttttcttgttttttgaggGTTACTTTTTGAAGcaaagttttgctttattttgtaaacGAACTTGTACTTTTACCACTGGATCCTTTGCCCATACAATTTAAGTACAACTTTATTTATAATAGGTGGAAGTTGCTGAGAAGTGTTAATTCAAATTATACATTACACACCTCTCAGGGTTAGACTGAGTAGGATTAATGGCAGAATAATCCAagtttctgaagctgtaatgtGAAATGCCAAGTACTAGTACGTGGGATTTAGGACATCACCGTTTTTGGCTGTGGGGCCCTAATTAGGTTTTCATTATGGTAATTGCTATGAGAGCAGGATTGCATCATgtatgatttttaaagaaaaacgtGTTTATTCATTACCTGGATTGGAGTTTAAGTACATTTGGACACATGTGCTTTGCAAAAACAGCCTGTAGTGGATCACATTCTTGAAAAGTCAGATTGTGGGTTTTTACAATACCTAAGTAAAAAGCGTATGAACAAAGATTAATACTGGCCTGTAATTTTTAATGCTTATTAGTGTTGTTCTTTTTCATACATCTCAGTAAAAGAGGAACCAAGGAATTTAGTCTACCTACCTGGAAATAACTCACCCACAAATAGGAAACCGAATTAAAATGCCATCTAAGTCTTTTTTCATCCTATTAGTTATTCCCCTCTGAAATCTGTGGCTCTTAACAATTCACAATGAACAAGTGAACAGCAATGAGTGCGAcaagtgcaggaaaaagaagcCTTCAATATTTAACtggtaaataataaaaatggtgggaGAAAGCAAAACTAAATCCCTCACAGGTCTCTCTATTTCTGGATAAGCATGAGCTGCTGAATGAGCTAAGTTAGCTTACTTGACCTAGGTAATATAGTATCTCATTATTATTAATGCAGGCTACATTTGTAATAGTATAAAACTGCCTATTACATAGCACAGCTCTGCAGGCTATGTGGCTAGATAATGGTTCTTTATGAGTTCTGCAGAGACTAATGTCTACGAATACACTGTCctctgcagcactgaggctgTCAGACCTCTTACAAAGCCAAAGAACTGCAAGTATTAGAAACTTAAAGACCCAGCAAATCCTCTAGTTCAGATACCTGCCAAAACAGgatttcccttcctccccttttaAATTGCATAATGTGTTTTTTTATTCCAGAATTTAATCCAGCCTAAATTTAAATGTTGCAAGCAGTGGGCTAACAATCAGTGTACAACATACATAACTACTGAACTGAAGCACAGAAGAAAGCTGACTGATAAATCCTGTTATAACTCCTTTCTAACATGGTGACGTGCATCAGAAATACTAATTATGATGTGAAGAGGCTGAAAGTGTTTGGCATAATGATCCATCAGTAACACACAATTAATAATTACACTAAATATTGTCTTCCTGTTTTAAACTGCTTCTGGAAAGTCACTTTATGTAACCTACCATGTTTACAGATGAGCTGAAAAGTTATGTGATGATCATTAATATTTGTATAAATGTTGCATTTCTCTACATTCCTTTCCAGTATATTTACACATCTAAATACAGGAAGAAccgactgtaaaaaaaaaaaaaaaaaagtagtgcaaAGGTTACCAAGTAATTTTTGCAGTATTATTTCCCTAGTCTCATGCAGTTTATGTCAAGCTCCTGTTTTTTATGGCTTCCCAAGACTGCTTTGTAAGCAGACACCAAGGTAGCGATGAAGCTCCTTGCCATCCTCACCCACTATGCAACATGTGGCCAACAGGCCTGTTTGCTAAACAACTGGTCAAAGCTCCCTGGCTCCTACTATTTTTGAAGGTTACAGGAGGAACAAGAGACACAAACGTGGTATTTCTTTACCCCAAGATGAGCCTGGTTCAGCGTTTGGAAACCGCAGGGTACAGCTCGGGCGGTGCACTTTTTAAACACCAGTAAACACAAACGTTCCCATTTGCAGACCTGCTCAGAAGCACCAGAGCTTAGAGCTCCAAAAGCCACAGTAGTCTTCGGGTTTTAGTCCAAGAACACTAATATGTTATCTATATGCCTAAACAATCCTCTCCCTATAACTTCATTTGAAAATTGGGCTGATTTGTTGCTTACAAAGCTGGGCATACCAATCCACTAAAATGTACCTTAATTATCAATTTACACGGAAGGGGTAACTGTTTCTCCTTCTGACGTATTTCAGACCCAGCTGTCCAGCAGTAATGTTGAAAAAACATAGATGAAAAGAAGATACATGCACAGGCTGACCTAGAAGAATTCACTGATCTTAAGgcaagctgaaaataaaaatatttcattaactCAAAACTGTTTCATATTGAACCTTCAGCAAAAAGGCTATCTCTATGCTTCAGTACCATACCTAAGCACAAAACCTTTAAACAGGTATGTCtcaaaataaacataaatgcATCATGCATATAATCATGTTCAAACTAATCACCTTCCTTACTGCAGGTTAGAAGTCGCTGGTATAATGCAGGCATAGGAATCCAATCTACGGGCATTTAAGTGTGTGAGTTAAGCCTTTAATTGTGAATTACCTAAACATTTAAAGCTGAACGTGAGTTTGAGGCTTTTGAGGGATTGGAGCTtgttttaatacaattttaattCTTGCCCATCCATATGATGCAAACAAATGAGCAAAGACATTGCGTATCACAGTACTAGCAcctcaaaaatactttaaatatagAAAGAAAGTAGCTCCGCTTCTGATTTGCAAGCTTTCCTGCAAGGTAAGACGAGCTGAGTCCGATCAGCCTTGACTAAGAAGcccctaaaaaaacccaaattctgCTGGAATGGTGTTTGATTAATGGGGGCCATTAAGCCTTTTGACCCATGACAATAAAAATTAAACCCACAGTAGCAATCTGGATGTCCTGGACAAGCTTCAGCTAAGGTAATACAAAAATCCATGACTATTAGGGGCAGAGTGGAGATGAATCGTCTTCCATGATATAGTCTGCATAATTACAACGACAGAAAATAGGGCATTTGTCCATATTTAAAGTGGAGGAAGCTGAGAGAGAATGTAACTCATACTGAAAGGCATTTGTAGGAAAACAATTCAATACAAAATCCAACGTTGTTCATTtccaaaaaagaaatgtttaaattacAATAAGTTCACTTACACCTTTTTCTACTGGGTCAAACCACAATTCATCACTAATACGTGCTATGGCATGTATTGCTTTTCCAAACACTGGTAGAAAAGGAGAAAGGTGCAATATGCATTCTCAGTTAAATGAAGAACAAGCTAGACTACATTTTCTCCACAATAACTTAAGAGGAAATATAAATCGATgttgacattttcaaaagctgCCTCAAATGTTGGATGTCCCTTTGCAGCAACTGGTATGACCTGATGCCTCCGCAAATTAATTTAGTGTTACTggaccaaaaaaaaccctgctgaaaTTAGGGACAATGCCTTGTAGGCAGCAACTGGTTTCAGCGGGAGGAAAGCAGCGACGCAGCTGTGAAGGCCTCGCGCTAGGAAACACACTAGGAAGTAGCAGGGGGGTCTCAAAATTCACCTCGgcccagcctggcactggcagagcagcatgTTGCACAAAAAGCAGGGGGAGGTTTAGTCGGGCCTTTGGAAGGAGAACAAGGGGCACAAGGAGGTGTGCAGATAAGCAACAGCTTATCCACCTGAAAGCACCCCAAACCCGGCTCTTTGTACTCAAATCTGAGCAGTTTTCAGAGGCAGCATGTCGCCTCTTGAAAACTGCTTGGACTGCTGGCGGGAGGAAGCTGCTCCTCACCCCCTGTGAGCGCAACCAGGGCTGGCAGTGGGTGCTGGCGCTGGGTGCCCCTCTTTGCACCGGGGGAAAGCCCCCTCGGGGAAGCTCGCTGTGGGCAGCATGCCAGGGCCTGCAGGGCGGCAGCAGGCAGCATGTCTGGGCCCCAGCGCGGCCGCAGCCACCCATCCCAGGGCCGCAGGCCTTGCTGGGGCGGACTGCTCTGTGGCAGCACTGCGCTCCAGCTCTGCGGCGCTTGTTTCCCCCACACGGACCCCTGTGTGCTGCCTCTCCTGGGGGCCACAGGTACCTCTGAGGTGCCCCCCCCCAATCACACACTTCATGGTCGGGGAGAGGCGGAGGggccgcctccctcccgcccttccCTTCACACGACGGTTCCAAAAAGGGCGGGAAACCCTGCAGAGCCCGGCGGGGGGAGGGTGTCAGCGCTCCTCAGAGACCCGGATGTAGCCACCAGGGCGGCTGCGGCGGAGCGCTTTTCTGCCTGTTTTGGCCCTTCGGAGGTGCCGTAGCTGGCGGTTGGAGTCAGCTGCTCGCTTCCGGGAGGAGCCGCCGCCAGCCTGTGTGAGGGGGGCGCCGCGCGGAGCGCAGCAGGatggtgagcggcggcggcggcggcggcgacgggggggggaagggggtgaccggggccgccccgggccgcccccacACCGCAGGGGAGGGGACCcaccccccgcgccgcctcccccgccgccgggccgcggccctgcGCCCCCGCGGCCTGGGGGCGGCCTGGGCCCGGGCCTGGGCCCGGGCCTGggcccgcggaggggccgcgcaGCGCTTGTTCCCTCAGCGGCCGCCGTCCCGCGGCGCCTGCGAGGGGGGTCAGGTAGCGGCGGGTAGGTgcccccggcggcgggcaggaggCCGTCGCGGCCCGGGGAGGGTTGTGGCacaggaactgatttttttttttttttaacgctttCTTCATAACATAAAAAATTCATTAATTATTGTTTGCCTATTCATTTggctatgttttcttttctgttgcttttctttggTTTAACATTGATCATGTTTCACCCTGTTTTTCATTCCCCCTGTCTGCAATCAACTTCTTCATTCCAATAAGGCTGGGCACAGAGTAAGTTTACTCCTCTCGGCTGTTGCTAACACTGGTGGTAAGGGCTTGTTAACGTTGCTGGGTGATGTGAACCTGAGGTGATACGTACGAGTTACAAAGTGGCTGCTGTCCAAGCCACGTTCAAGACTGCACCAAAATTCCTGGTTGAAGCCAGATGTTGTATCATACTTTGTCATTATTTTATGCTACAGATGCATGTGATTATTAAATGCACTcgaatgatttttattttttttttttttgttattgtagTCTTCTAAGCTTTTCTTTAACTTAAGAGAGCCGAAACATGATTGGGGTAAAGTATGGGgcctccctgttcatcagcaaaGGAAGTGCTCTTTGAATGCATAACCCCACTGAAGTGAGCTGATCTTATCTGTTTTAAGTGGCAGCATAATTTGATTAAGTATTAAATACATAACTAGTATCGCATGCATACGTCCCTTAAACATCAATTAGAGAATTTATCTATTGCCACTTTGTTATCATCAAAATTGGTTGTTATGGATACCTTTTTTACGTGCTTTCAAGTGTACTATCTCTAGACTGATATGAGTAAGAGTATTTTTCACTTGGAATTCTTACAAGGCcatcaaaaacatttatttttctgtcatggACTTGTTTTAAATTGGT
This is a stretch of genomic DNA from Dromaius novaehollandiae isolate bDroNov1 chromosome 17, bDroNov1.hap1, whole genome shotgun sequence. It encodes these proteins:
- the RAD9B gene encoding cell cycle checkpoint control protein RAD9B: MFFQHYCWTAGSEIRQKEKQLPLPCKLIIKSVLPVFRCVNILERNVEKCNIYTNINDHHITFQLICKHGIVKTHNLTFQECDPLQAVFAKHMCPNVLKLQSRLLADIMIHFPMSQEEVTLAVTPIKVCFKSYTEEDTDFSKAMHTEIQLNPDEFDYFQVGVDSEVTFCLKELRGLLAFSEATSTPVSIHFDISGKPIAFSIEDMVLEASFILATLSDIENETASEQPPRFSQRQESLKARMSKSEKNSVERDSNSEAIASRKPQWNGNSQNTELAAPRSPLAKQEIKIPKISNKDITGIEGTTVTETDDCTMLEARSTHSDYHKSKLLHTASYFCKYCIFQFHSLFFGAVSFKEKDAINHIFHSLATASDTEEDSVNMQRSQVL